The Planococcus liqunii genome includes a region encoding these proteins:
- a CDS encoding YybS family protein codes for MQNQQTSQLTQGALMAAVFTVLLAISVYVPLLNVVTTLFLAVPIAWYSAKYPWQASALFSVVCLILSAIVGGLLALPIALIHIPLGFVIGLSIYHKKSKLFMFMASSIVLLLSLMLQYMASIWLFNINVIEEMMTAMEASFKQTSALMDQIGASTEEFNEMANQLTLTFETLLPALLVLSVFISVWLLLLILLPVLKRLGIEVPKFPPFRDMKLPKSVLWYYLIVLLVSLLSDLQPGTMPYMIFMNASVVLQFLLFLQGVSFYHFYIKQEGWPKWVAVLVTILAFPLQSFTSIVGIVDLGFDIRGWVKRAHDFKGK; via the coding sequence ATGCAAAATCAACAAACCAGTCAACTTACTCAAGGGGCATTGATGGCAGCTGTCTTTACTGTATTATTGGCCATCTCTGTTTATGTGCCTCTTTTAAATGTCGTCACGACATTATTTTTAGCGGTTCCGATCGCCTGGTACAGCGCGAAGTATCCGTGGCAAGCATCGGCTCTATTTTCAGTGGTCTGTTTGATCTTGTCGGCGATTGTCGGCGGTTTGCTCGCCTTGCCGATTGCGCTGATCCACATTCCGCTTGGCTTTGTCATCGGCTTGTCGATTTATCATAAAAAAAGCAAGCTGTTCATGTTTATGGCTTCAAGCATTGTGCTGCTATTATCGCTGATGCTTCAGTATATGGCATCCATCTGGCTGTTTAACATCAATGTGATCGAAGAAATGATGACCGCAATGGAAGCGTCTTTTAAACAGACCAGCGCCTTAATGGACCAGATCGGCGCTTCTACGGAAGAGTTCAATGAAATGGCCAATCAGCTGACGCTGACGTTTGAGACTTTGCTGCCGGCGTTGCTGGTGCTGTCGGTTTTCATATCGGTGTGGTTGTTGCTGCTGATTCTGCTGCCGGTGTTAAAACGCCTTGGCATTGAAGTTCCAAAATTTCCGCCTTTTCGGGATATGAAATTGCCGAAAAGTGTATTATGGTATTATTTAATTGTTTTACTCGTTTCGCTGCTGTCAGATTTGCAGCCGGGAACGATGCCTTATATGATTTTCATGAATGCATCCGTTGTTCTTCAATTCCTGCTTTTCCTGCAAGGTGTATCTTTTTATCATTTTTACATCAAGCAAGAAGGCTGGCCAAAGTGGGTGGCTGTTCTTGTAACGATTCTGGCATTTCCATTGCAGTCGTTTACGAGCATTGTCGGAATTGTGGATCTCGGATTTGATATCCGGGGATGGGTAAAACGGGCACATGACTTCAAAGGAAAATGA
- the rpsF gene encoding 30S ribosomal protein S6, with translation MREYELMYIMQPAIEEEAKKALVERFNEILTSNGAEIIESKEWGKRRLAYEINDLREGFYQIVKVNAGSEAINEYTRLANINEDIIRHIAVRKDA, from the coding sequence ATGAGAGAGTATGAATTAATGTACATCATGCAGCCTGCAATTGAAGAGGAAGCGAAAAAAGCGCTAGTTGAGCGTTTTAACGAGATCCTTACTTCTAACGGTGCTGAAATCATCGAGTCGAAAGAGTGGGGTAAACGTCGTTTAGCTTACGAAATCAACGATTTACGTGAAGGTTTCTACCAAATCGTAAAAGTAAACGCTGGTTCTGAAGCTATCAACGAATACACACGTCTTGCGAACATTAACGAAGACATTATCCGTCATATCGCTGTACGCAAAGACGCGTAA
- the rpsR gene encoding 30S ribosomal protein S18, translated as MAPRRGGKKRKKVCYFTSNNITFIDYKDTDLLKKFISERGKILPRRVTGTSAKWQRKLTIAIKRARIMALLPFVAEER; from the coding sequence ATGGCACCACGTCGCGGAGGAAAGAAACGCAAAAAGGTTTGTTATTTCACTTCTAACAACATCACATTCATCGACTATAAAGATACTGACTTGTTGAAGAAATTCATTTCTGAACGAGGAAAAATCTTGCCACGTCGTGTTACAGGCACAAGCGCTAAATGGCAACGTAAGTTGACAATCGCTATCAAACGCGCTCGTATCATGGCACTTCTACCGTTTGTTGCGGAAGAAAGATAA
- the ychF gene encoding redox-regulated ATPase YchF: MALTAGIVGLPNVGKSTLFNAITKAGAEAANYPFCTIDPNVGIVEVPDERLNKLTELVVPKKTVPTAFEFTDIAGIVKGASKGEGLGNKFLSHIREVDAIVQVVRCFADENVTHVSGKVDPISDIEVINLELILADMESIEKRIARAAKLVKQKDKDAVAEEPVLMKLHEAFEAGDLARSIDFTEDELNIAKNLNLLTLKPMLYVANVAEDEIADAEDNEYVQKVRDYAAQQNSEVIVVCAKIEEEMAELEDEEKEMFLEELGIKESGLDQLIKASYNLLGLATYFTAGVQEVRAWTFKKGMKAPQCAGVIHSDFERGFIRAETVAYEDLIETGSMAAAKEAGKVRQEGKEYVVQDGDVMLFRFNV, encoded by the coding sequence TTGGCATTAACTGCAGGGATTGTAGGTTTACCAAACGTGGGGAAATCCACATTATTCAACGCTATTACTAAAGCGGGGGCTGAAGCAGCCAACTACCCGTTCTGTACGATAGATCCAAACGTCGGGATTGTAGAAGTTCCGGACGAGCGCTTAAACAAATTGACAGAACTGGTAGTGCCAAAGAAAACCGTGCCGACGGCTTTTGAATTCACGGATATCGCCGGCATCGTAAAAGGCGCCAGCAAAGGGGAAGGGCTTGGGAATAAATTCCTTTCGCACATCCGCGAAGTGGATGCAATCGTTCAAGTCGTCCGCTGCTTTGCTGACGAAAACGTTACGCATGTATCCGGGAAAGTTGATCCGATTTCAGACATTGAAGTCATTAACTTGGAGTTGATCCTTGCGGACATGGAAAGCATCGAAAAACGAATTGCTCGTGCTGCTAAATTAGTGAAGCAAAAAGACAAAGATGCCGTTGCTGAAGAGCCGGTGTTGATGAAACTTCATGAAGCATTTGAAGCTGGAGATTTGGCGCGTTCAATTGATTTTACTGAAGACGAATTGAACATTGCGAAAAACTTGAATCTGCTGACATTGAAACCGATGCTTTACGTAGCAAATGTGGCAGAAGATGAAATTGCTGATGCAGAAGACAACGAATACGTACAGAAAGTCCGCGACTATGCCGCTCAGCAAAATTCAGAAGTTATCGTTGTTTGTGCGAAGATCGAAGAAGAAATGGCTGAACTTGAAGATGAAGAAAAAGAAATGTTCCTGGAAGAACTGGGCATCAAAGAATCCGGTTTGGACCAATTGATCAAAGCTTCGTATAATTTGCTTGGCCTTGCTACTTACTTTACTGCCGGCGTGCAGGAAGTGCGTGCTTGGACATTCAAAAAAGGCATGAAAGCCCCTCAATGCGCAGGCGTCATCCACTCGGACTTCGAACGCGGATTTATCCGTGCAGAAACCGTAGCTTACGAGGACCTTATCGAAACAGGCTCCATGGCTGCTGCTAAAGAAGCCGGAAAAGTGCGCCAAGAAGGAAAAGAATACGTAGTACAAGACGGAGACGTCATGCTCTTTAGATTTAACGTTTAA
- the ssb gene encoding single-stranded DNA-binding protein, which translates to MINRVVLVGRLTKDPDLRYTPSGAAVARFTLAVNRTFSNAQGEKETDFINCTVWRKQAENTANFLKKGSLAGVEGRIQTGSYEGQDGKRVYTTEVVADSVQFLEPKNSGANADRSQGQQPSYQQNNQSPSQQNYTRVDQDPFSSGSGPIEVSDDDLPF; encoded by the coding sequence ATGATTAACCGAGTTGTTTTAGTCGGAAGACTGACAAAAGATCCTGATCTTCGCTATACTCCAAGCGGAGCGGCGGTGGCCCGTTTTACACTTGCTGTAAACCGTACCTTCTCCAATGCGCAAGGCGAAAAGGAAACGGATTTTATCAATTGTACTGTTTGGCGCAAACAAGCTGAAAACACAGCGAACTTCCTGAAAAAAGGAAGCTTGGCAGGTGTGGAAGGCCGCATTCAAACCGGAAGCTACGAGGGACAAGACGGAAAACGCGTTTATACGACTGAAGTAGTCGCAGACAGTGTTCAATTCCTTGAACCGAAAAACTCTGGGGCTAATGCAGATCGTTCACAAGGACAACAGCCGTCCTATCAGCAGAACAATCAATCGCCAAGTCAGCAAAACTATACGCGTGTAGACCAGGATCCATTCTCAAGCGGCAGCGGCCCGATCGAAGTATCGGATGACGATTTGCCGTTCTAA
- a CDS encoding DHH family phosphoesterase, translating to MSAFFRQRKLRLPLLALLILGLAAAILISLRSEWVGGIFIILFGALFVYAWVTEKRVYEATEKHIETLSYRMKKVGEEALLEMPIGILLVNENFDIEWANPYMTSMLEYDTLIGESLYSLSDEFQTLVKSEEAGDMIIALGERKYRVYYKADDRLFYLFDITEQVEIETLYYADRTVIGILFIDNYDELAQGMDDQTRSNLNSLVTSLINEWGAHYGIFVKRISSDRFMAVFNESILKELELSKFAILDDIREVTSKDNLALTLSIGVGAGSASLVELGSMAQSGLDLVLGRGGDQVAIKNPSGKVKFYGGKTNPVEKRTRVRARVISHALRDLIQESDHVFVMGHKLPDMDAIGAAVGVSKMAAMNKVKSSIVLDFNEYDRSVMRLMEEIRQDDELFDRFITPEEALSEMTDNSLLVIVDTHKPSMVIDERVLQRMERVVLIDHHRRGEEFITNTMLVYMEPYASSTAELVTELIEYQPKHEKLSMLEATAMLAGIIVDTKSFTLRTGARTFEAASYLRSNGADTVLVQRLLKEDLDTYVERAKIVQTVEFVGNGIAIARGEAGRIYSPVLIAQTADILLTMKDVNASFVVAERSEGGIGISARSLGEVNVQIAMENLGGGGHLTNAATQMPGVTIDEAIAQLKQVITEQYEGGKVE from the coding sequence ATGTCGGCTTTTTTTAGACAAAGAAAACTTCGACTCCCTTTATTGGCGCTGCTGATACTTGGTTTGGCAGCGGCAATTTTGATCTCGCTGAGGTCAGAATGGGTAGGGGGCATATTCATCATTCTTTTCGGTGCACTGTTTGTCTATGCCTGGGTTACCGAAAAGCGGGTGTACGAAGCAACCGAAAAACACATAGAAACGCTGTCTTACCGGATGAAAAAAGTCGGCGAAGAAGCGCTGCTGGAAATGCCGATCGGGATTTTGCTGGTCAATGAAAACTTCGATATTGAATGGGCAAACCCTTATATGACATCGATGCTGGAATACGACACATTGATCGGAGAATCCCTTTACAGCTTATCGGATGAATTTCAAACATTGGTAAAATCCGAAGAAGCCGGGGATATGATCATTGCTCTTGGCGAACGCAAATACCGGGTTTATTACAAAGCGGATGACCGCTTGTTTTATTTATTCGATATTACCGAACAAGTGGAAATCGAAACCTTGTATTACGCCGACCGGACAGTGATCGGCATCCTGTTTATCGATAACTACGATGAACTGGCCCAAGGGATGGATGACCAGACGCGAAGCAATTTGAACAGCCTCGTAACGTCGCTCATCAACGAATGGGGCGCGCATTACGGCATTTTCGTCAAACGGATTTCGTCAGACCGGTTCATGGCCGTTTTCAATGAGTCCATCTTAAAAGAGCTGGAGCTGTCGAAGTTCGCCATTTTAGACGACATCCGGGAAGTGACATCAAAAGACAATTTGGCGCTGACGCTGAGCATCGGGGTAGGTGCGGGATCCGCATCGCTTGTCGAACTTGGCAGCATGGCGCAGTCCGGCCTCGATTTGGTGCTCGGGCGCGGCGGCGACCAAGTCGCGATCAAAAACCCAAGCGGCAAAGTGAAATTCTACGGCGGCAAAACGAATCCGGTCGAAAAACGGACACGGGTGCGGGCGCGCGTTATTTCACACGCGCTTCGTGATTTGATCCAGGAAAGCGACCACGTTTTCGTCATGGGCCATAAATTGCCGGATATGGATGCCATCGGGGCAGCCGTCGGCGTCTCAAAAATGGCGGCGATGAACAAAGTCAAAAGCAGCATTGTGCTGGATTTCAATGAATACGACCGCTCGGTTATGCGCCTGATGGAAGAGATTCGCCAGGACGATGAGCTGTTTGACCGGTTTATCACACCGGAAGAAGCGCTGTCCGAAATGACGGACAATTCCCTGCTGGTCATTGTGGATACCCATAAACCGTCGATGGTGATCGACGAACGGGTGCTTCAACGGATGGAACGCGTCGTCCTGATCGACCACCACCGCCGCGGAGAAGAATTCATCACCAATACGATGCTTGTTTATATGGAACCTTATGCATCATCGACCGCGGAACTGGTTACCGAGCTGATTGAGTATCAGCCGAAACACGAGAAGCTGTCGATGCTGGAAGCGACGGCCATGCTTGCGGGCATTATCGTCGATACCAAAAGCTTTACGCTGCGCACCGGCGCCAGAACGTTTGAAGCCGCTTCTTATTTGCGTTCGAACGGGGCCGATACAGTGCTTGTGCAGCGTTTGTTGAAAGAAGATTTGGATACGTACGTCGAACGCGCCAAAATCGTTCAGACGGTTGAATTTGTCGGCAACGGCATTGCGATTGCCCGGGGTGAGGCGGGACGGATCTACAGTCCGGTATTGATTGCCCAGACAGCAGATATCCTGTTAACAATGAAGGACGTTAATGCGTCATTTGTGGTTGCGGAACGCAGCGAAGGCGGAATCGGCATTTCAGCCCGCTCACTGGGTGAAGTCAACGTCCAGATCGCCATGGAAAACCTTGGCGGCGGGGGCCATTTAACCAATGCAGCCACCCAGATGCCTGGCGTGACGATAGACGAAGCAATCGCTCAATTGAAACAAGTGATCACGGAACAGTATGAGGGAGGAAAAGTGGAATGA
- a CDS encoding mechanosensitive ion channel family protein has protein sequence MWLKIGFVGIKVLLIIVAAGIIVRVAKMLIRKTFAVRIKGPLKYNERRQQTMSKLLENVVAYVVYFMAIIAVLSAFTIDITGLIAGAGVLGLAVGFGAQNLVRDVITGFFIIFEDQFSVGDFVRIGPAEGTVEEIGLRTTKVKGATGELFIFPNGNVTDVVNFSVHNSIAVVDINVGYNADINQVERLIQEFLDTVEEKYEQIIKPPEFLGVQSLTPTEMVVRVIAETLPMQHFAVARGLRRDLKEYLDQNNVEVPLPHMVMMQRPVQK, from the coding sequence ATGTGGCTGAAGATAGGTTTTGTGGGCATTAAAGTGCTGCTCATTATTGTCGCCGCTGGAATCATCGTGCGTGTCGCCAAAATGCTGATACGCAAAACATTTGCAGTGCGCATTAAAGGGCCGTTGAAATACAACGAACGGCGGCAGCAGACGATGTCGAAGCTGCTGGAGAATGTCGTGGCGTATGTGGTGTACTTTATGGCGATCATTGCTGTATTGTCCGCCTTTACGATTGATATTACTGGGTTGATTGCCGGGGCCGGGGTGCTTGGCCTGGCTGTCGGGTTTGGCGCGCAAAACTTAGTGCGCGACGTCATCACCGGATTTTTCATCATTTTCGAAGACCAGTTTTCAGTCGGTGATTTTGTGCGCATCGGCCCTGCAGAAGGGACGGTTGAAGAAATCGGTCTGCGGACAACAAAAGTAAAAGGGGCTACAGGAGAGCTGTTTATCTTTCCAAACGGCAATGTAACCGACGTCGTCAATTTCTCGGTCCATAATTCCATCGCAGTTGTAGATATCAATGTTGGCTATAATGCCGACATCAACCAAGTGGAACGGTTGATTCAGGAGTTTTTAGACACCGTAGAAGAAAAATACGAGCAAATCATCAAGCCGCCTGAATTTTTGGGGGTGCAGAGTTTAACGCCTACCGAGATGGTGGTGCGAGTGATAGCAGAAACTTTGCCGATGCAGCATTTTGCCGTGGCTCGTGGGCTTCGACGGGACTTAAAGGAATACTTAGACCAGAACAATGTAGAAGTACCGCTTCCTCATATGGTTATGATGCAGCGTCCTGTTCAAAAATAA
- the dnaB gene encoding replicative DNA helicase encodes MNETIDRVPPHNHEAEQSVIGAIFLEPQSLISVAEIVMPEDFYRIAHQKIFQTMLNLSDHGKAIDVVTVTEELSAKKELEDVGGLSYLTEIANAVPTAANVAHYAHIVEEKSLLRRLIRVATSIVEDGFTREDEVQALLAEAEKKMMEVSSRKNAGDFIHIKDVLVKTYDNIELLHTRKGDVTGIPTGFRDLDKITAGFQRNDLIIVAARPSVGKTAFALNVAQNVATKTDENVAIFSLEMGAEQLVMRMLCAEGNIDAQIMRTGALQNEDWRKLTMAMGSLSNAGIFIDDTPGIRVNDIRAKCRRLKQEYGLGMIMIDYLQLIQGPGKSGENRQQEVSDISRSLKGLARELEVPVIALSQLSRGVEQRQDKRPMMSDLRESGSIEQDADIVSFLYREDYYDKETEDQNMIEIIIAKQRNGPTGTVKLAFVKEYNKFVTIDWSQHESGGDF; translated from the coding sequence ATGAACGAAACAATAGATCGAGTCCCTCCGCATAACCATGAAGCCGAGCAATCGGTTATTGGGGCCATCTTTTTAGAACCGCAGTCGCTCATCTCCGTGGCTGAAATTGTCATGCCGGAAGATTTTTACCGCATTGCGCACCAGAAAATCTTTCAGACCATGCTCAATTTATCGGACCACGGCAAAGCGATTGATGTTGTAACGGTTACAGAAGAATTATCCGCCAAAAAAGAACTGGAAGACGTCGGCGGCTTGTCTTATTTAACGGAAATTGCCAATGCGGTTCCGACCGCAGCGAACGTGGCGCATTACGCCCACATCGTGGAAGAGAAATCGCTTCTCCGGCGCCTTATCCGCGTAGCGACTTCGATTGTGGAAGACGGCTTTACACGTGAAGACGAAGTGCAGGCGCTGCTTGCTGAAGCAGAGAAGAAAATGATGGAAGTGTCGAGCCGAAAAAATGCCGGCGACTTTATCCACATCAAAGATGTCTTAGTGAAAACCTATGACAACATCGAATTGCTGCATACGCGCAAAGGAGACGTTACAGGCATTCCTACGGGCTTCCGTGACCTGGATAAGATCACGGCAGGGTTTCAGCGAAACGACCTGATTATCGTGGCTGCACGGCCTTCTGTCGGTAAGACGGCTTTTGCGTTGAACGTGGCGCAGAACGTTGCCACCAAAACGGATGAAAACGTTGCGATTTTCAGTCTGGAAATGGGAGCCGAACAGCTAGTCATGCGTATGCTTTGTGCGGAAGGAAATATCGATGCACAGATTATGCGGACCGGGGCGCTCCAGAACGAAGACTGGCGCAAATTGACGATGGCAATGGGCAGCTTGTCCAACGCCGGCATTTTTATCGATGATACGCCCGGAATCCGGGTCAATGATATCCGTGCGAAATGCCGCCGCCTGAAGCAGGAATACGGCCTTGGCATGATCATGATCGATTACCTCCAGCTGATCCAGGGACCCGGAAAATCCGGTGAGAACCGCCAGCAGGAAGTATCGGATATTTCCCGCTCGCTGAAAGGCTTGGCGCGGGAACTGGAAGTGCCGGTCATCGCGCTTTCCCAGCTGTCCCGTGGCGTTGAGCAGCGGCAAGACAAACGGCCGATGATGTCGGATTTACGTGAATCGGGATCGATTGAGCAGGATGCCGATATCGTTTCTTTCCTGTACCGTGAAGATTACTACGACAAAGAAACCGAAGACCAGAACATGATTGAGATCATTATTGCCAAGCAACGTAACGGCCCGACCGGTACGGTGAAACTGGCCTTTGTGAAGGAATACAATAAATTCGTCACCATCGACTGGAGCCAGCACGAATCCGGCGGTGACTTTTAA
- a CDS encoding DUF554 domain-containing protein: MVLLGTLINAVLIVVGTLIGRALRNIPEKMKETVMYAIGLAVVVLGLQMGFESQNFIVVIISLVLGAVIGEWMNLDDKLNNFGHWLEDVMGAKKESKGSIAQGFVTATLIFVIGAMGIIGALESGLSNEHGVLISKGLIDGFTSIILASTLGIGVMLAAIPVFVYQGLIALFATQISLIIPDAALDMFITEMTATGGVMIVAIGLNMIGLTKIRVANLLPGVLVVGLIVTVIYKMNLG, encoded by the coding sequence ATGGTTCTCTTGGGAACGTTGATCAACGCGGTTTTGATTGTAGTTGGAACACTCATTGGCCGGGCACTCCGAAACATTCCTGAGAAGATGAAAGAAACGGTAATGTACGCGATAGGTCTGGCAGTGGTCGTTCTCGGGCTGCAAATGGGTTTTGAAAGCCAGAATTTTATCGTAGTCATTATCAGTTTGGTCTTGGGTGCTGTGATCGGCGAATGGATGAATTTAGATGACAAGCTCAATAATTTTGGCCATTGGCTGGAAGATGTAATGGGCGCGAAAAAAGAAAGCAAAGGCAGTATTGCCCAGGGCTTTGTCACAGCCACCCTTATTTTTGTGATTGGCGCGATGGGGATCATCGGCGCTTTGGAGAGCGGACTCAGCAATGAACATGGTGTATTGATTTCCAAAGGGTTGATTGATGGTTTTACATCGATTATCTTGGCGTCGACGCTTGGAATCGGCGTCATGCTCGCCGCTATTCCCGTATTTGTTTACCAAGGGTTGATCGCGTTGTTTGCGACGCAGATTAGCTTAATCATTCCGGATGCTGCGCTTGATATGTTCATCACGGAAATGACCGCAACAGGAGGCGTCATGATTGTGGCTATTGGCTTGAACATGATCGGCCTGACGAAAATAAGAGTTGCTAATTTGTTGCCTGGAGTTTTGGTTGTGGGATTAATTGTTACGGTGATCTATAAGATGAACTTAGGTTAA
- a CDS encoding gamma-glutamylcyclotransferase family protein: protein MLLFVYGTLKRGGKYHDYLGEAALVAEYAVTKGDLYDTGLGYPAMDVNGKGEVQGEVYDIPEALWPAIDYLEDYSGGAATDLFNKVKINVKADGKVLQTAVYVATMKEQLKEKVKSGNWDVLAVEGAY, encoded by the coding sequence ATGTTATTATTTGTATATGGAACATTGAAACGCGGCGGCAAGTACCACGATTACCTAGGAGAAGCAGCATTAGTAGCAGAATACGCAGTAACAAAAGGGGATCTCTATGATACCGGGCTTGGCTATCCGGCAATGGATGTAAACGGCAAAGGCGAAGTGCAAGGGGAAGTCTACGACATTCCGGAAGCGCTTTGGCCGGCGATCGACTACCTGGAAGATTACTCAGGCGGAGCTGCCACAGATCTTTTCAATAAAGTAAAGATCAACGTGAAAGCGGACGGAAAAGTTTTGCAGACCGCCGTCTACGTAGCCACCATGAAAGAACAATTAAAAGAAAAAGTAAAGAGCGGCAACTGGGATGTATTAGCAGTTGAAGGCGCATACTGA
- a CDS encoding DUF951 domain-containing protein, protein MDKKEYGLNDVVEMKKGHPCGANAWKIIRMGADIRIKCEGCQHSVMIPRVEFNKKIKKVLVKAEEE, encoded by the coding sequence ATGGACAAGAAAGAATATGGCCTGAATGATGTCGTGGAAATGAAGAAAGGGCATCCTTGCGGAGCAAATGCTTGGAAAATCATCCGCATGGGCGCAGATATCCGCATCAAATGCGAAGGCTGCCAGCACAGCGTCATGATTCCACGGGTTGAGTTCAACAAGAAAATCAAGAAGGTTTTAGTGAAAGCAGAAGAAGAATAA
- a CDS encoding ParB/RepB/Spo0J family partition protein, whose protein sequence is MAKGLGKGINALFPGESLSETETINQISITQIRTNPYQPRKVFDETALQELSESIKEHGILQPVVVRKSGKHFELVVGERRFRAAKLAKLTEVPALVKELTDQQMMELAILENLQREDLTPIEEAEAYQKLMEALNITQEQLAFRLGKSRPHIANHIRLLALPANVRDMISDKKLTMGHGRTLLGLRLKKLIPETAEKVVKENLNVRQLENLVQRLNEDVPRETIEKKKDLFIEEKQSELRDRFGTNVQIKKTKNKGKIEIEFFSEEDLERILELLN, encoded by the coding sequence ATGGCTAAAGGATTAGGAAAAGGAATCAATGCATTGTTCCCTGGCGAATCATTAAGCGAGACAGAAACAATCAACCAGATCAGCATCACGCAAATCCGCACTAATCCTTACCAACCGCGCAAAGTTTTTGATGAAACCGCTTTGCAGGAACTGTCGGAATCCATCAAAGAGCATGGTATTTTGCAGCCGGTTGTTGTCCGGAAATCCGGAAAGCATTTTGAACTGGTTGTAGGCGAAAGAAGATTCCGCGCGGCTAAATTGGCGAAACTGACTGAAGTGCCGGCACTCGTCAAGGAATTGACGGACCAGCAGATGATGGAATTGGCCATCCTGGAGAACCTTCAGCGGGAAGATTTAACGCCGATTGAAGAAGCAGAAGCTTATCAGAAGTTAATGGAAGCATTAAATATCACACAAGAACAATTGGCCTTCCGCCTTGGCAAGAGCCGGCCGCATATCGCCAACCATATCCGGTTGCTTGCTTTGCCTGCCAATGTGCGCGATATGATTTCAGATAAGAAATTGACGATGGGCCATGGCCGTACCTTGCTTGGCTTGCGCTTGAAAAAGCTCATTCCCGAAACAGCGGAAAAAGTAGTGAAAGAAAACTTGAATGTCCGTCAGTTGGAAAATCTGGTTCAGCGCTTAAATGAAGATGTTCCACGTGAAACAATCGAGAAAAAGAAAGACTTGTTTATTGAAGAAAAGCAGTCGGAACTGAGAGACCGTTTTGGAACAAATGTCCAAATTAAAAAAACGAAGAACAAAGGGAAAATTGAAATAGAGTTCTTTTCGGAAGAAGATTTGGAACGCATACTCGAACTTTTAAATTGA
- a CDS encoding DUF3267 domain-containing protein yields the protein MEPTHTIELKMEEIAPKALWINILLVVLFAAAYHYLAEPLSFRFSLTGVLLFVFGYIALIVLHEAFHLIGFMLFGKATLASLKYGVNLKLGIAYATTTTALRNKAMKKALLLPFWTTAVIPTVLGFWLDSQVLALLGAMLAAGAIGDFYMYRALLKERNDAWVLDDPELPRLHIYEQNPNQKSADR from the coding sequence ATGGAACCGACGCATACCATTGAACTGAAGATGGAAGAAATCGCACCAAAAGCGTTATGGATCAACATCCTTTTAGTGGTGCTTTTTGCCGCTGCCTACCATTATTTGGCTGAACCGTTGTCGTTTCGCTTTTCTTTAACGGGTGTTCTGCTGTTTGTGTTCGGCTATATCGCCCTGATTGTGCTTCATGAAGCGTTTCATCTGATCGGCTTTATGCTCTTTGGCAAAGCAACCCTTGCTTCCTTGAAATACGGCGTCAATTTAAAGCTGGGCATCGCCTATGCCACTACAACTACCGCTCTTCGCAACAAAGCCATGAAAAAAGCGCTGCTGCTTCCTTTTTGGACCACTGCTGTCATCCCGACGGTCCTTGGCTTCTGGCTGGACAGCCAGGTGCTGGCCCTGCTTGGCGCCATGCTCGCTGCCGGTGCCATCGGCGACTTTTACATGTACCGTGCGCTCCTTAAAGAACGCAACGATGCCTGGGTGCTGGACGATCCGGAATTGCCCCGGCTGCACATATATGAGCAAAATCCCAATCAAAAAAGCGCTGATCGATGA
- the rplI gene encoding 50S ribosomal protein L9: MRVIFLKDVKGKGKKGEVKNVADGYAHNFLLKNNLAKEADQAAISQLAGQKKKQEKEAAQELEDAKALKEKLESLTIELKAKSGEGGRLFGSITTKQVATALEKTHGIKLDKRKMELDDAIRALGYTNVPVKLHQDVTATLKVHVTEEA, encoded by the coding sequence ATGAGAGTAATATTTTTGAAAGACGTAAAAGGCAAAGGCAAAAAAGGCGAAGTGAAAAACGTAGCAGACGGCTATGCACATAACTTTCTGCTGAAAAACAATTTGGCGAAAGAAGCGGACCAAGCGGCAATCAGCCAATTGGCCGGCCAGAAGAAAAAGCAGGAAAAAGAAGCAGCCCAAGAGCTGGAAGATGCAAAAGCGCTGAAAGAAAAACTGGAAAGCCTGACGATCGAACTGAAAGCGAAATCCGGTGAAGGCGGCCGCCTGTTCGGTTCCATTACGACAAAACAAGTAGCGACAGCGCTTGAAAAAACGCACGGCATCAAACTGGATAAGCGCAAGATGGAATTGGATGACGCCATCCGCGCGCTAGGCTACACGAACGTTCCGGTTAAATTGCATCAGGATGTCACGGCTACGCTTAAAGTCCATGTAACAGAAGAAGCGTAA